The Zea mays cultivar B73 chromosome 7, Zm-B73-REFERENCE-NAM-5.0, whole genome shotgun sequence DNA segment tgccctggtcacgctaaaggtatgcctgaaatcttcTCCTAgaggaccctgggaacgtccctggaaaggatctccatggtcgaccgaagcgaccccatcgctacCTCGGCATACTCACGAAGCTCATcctgagactgctcctcccgctcgtcgtcaaggatgaagaggggtttcgaggcaccacgggtccagaaccggagcgcctgcccacgcCACTCGTTGGGATCGCGCCGCACGGGGATGAGGTTGTCGCTCCCTAACacgggccgcggttctgcgcacccctcctccaaggcgtcgggaccccctgcagtcgacgcatcgggtaccacctcggctaaggaggtgggcttccgatcaccgacctcggcaacagCGCCGCCCCTCCTTATGGCCGAGACTGGGAAGGTCGGAGACGACCTCGAGCAGCGGCACCTCAGCCGTCCCAGTATCagaggcgacgggtggctccacgggcaaAACAGCAATGGCCTCGGCAGAAGTTGGGgccggcgccggcaacacgtCGGGTGGGCTCAGGGCCGCGGCCACGCCAGTAGCCTCCCccggcacgatggccgccccgACGGAGGGTCGGCCTGGggggcttgccccatggcaattcgtgccgcctgggccccccgcttgagggcgtcttgtgcggaggccagccaaccggtgtggcgcggtgcggcactggctgcagaagccggcaccgtcttaagggccttcctgggAGCCAGACCGGCtgaaccgtgcctccgtttgctgaaaggaaaaggtaaagtaggatcaggacacacgaagaaggagccaaaacagaggtatcctcagatacttacccgctccggaccaaggcgaatcgtgcctgcggggaggcccctcaggcctcggtccccgcaggcgccgccgaggtttgccccgctgccggctttggCGCCGTTCCCACTTCGGGCACCCGGGGCGCCGGAGGGACGGCCTGCCCATGCGCCGTCACGACGGcccgaggatcaacctcctgtacaGCCGGCACGAGCGACTGCTCTTGGGAGACAGGCAGGTCGGCCCGACTCCCtggagtcacctcaactacctcagccaaggggtcaagtaccccctcagcctgcccctgctcttcggaccgggaccctaatgtcccggccccagataccgacggcgccagcccactcgggggctggctcaacgacccctggcccaacctcagatctgggctgaggccaaggcgggccgccaagtcatcgtcctcgtcatcatcgtcgtcatcgtcgttgtcaggcgtctccggtgacggctccctcgggagcccgtccctctcctgcctccgacgacgcctctccaaggcgtcccgagcccacatccgctcgcgagcccgagccttttccgtgtccttcttctccttcttctccgcagcgaccctccgtgcggctcggtccaccacgtcctctgggaccggtggcagggaaggcttgtaaaaccccaactcctggagacgaacggaaatcccgactgcgagaatcaaaggcaacctaacacaagataggagaaggagcggacactcaccagggacacgcacccacgctcgggacgcatcaagggctgggtaagggcgccggtgtccagcctccctaccgtgcccgctacccgccTACGGAGGTCATCGGCAGAGAGGgagaccgaggacatctgcgaaccctccaagtcgacccccgacatcatctccgaaagcggcaaccgccgctctgccaagggaagcaccctctggcgatggatggcggcaaccacccccgcggcggtgagccccccatctcgtaactcttgcaaggcctccagaaggggctggagtttctcctgtttctcgcgtgtggccccatagcgccagttgctgccggcggcagtcaccactcgttgagaaaacgacgggagccttccatcgtcgttccggaggtaaaaccaccggcgcttccaccccttgttcgaagacacaaggatggcaggggtgtactgctgcgcgcgcacctacctcaactggagggtgcagccaccggcccgcaccgccatgcggaccttcttttcccccatcgtcaaggcaaaaagctccgcggagaagagatgggtccacagatcccagtgggggtcaatccccaaaaagccttcgcaaaccgccgtgaagatggccgcttgcgcaatggagttggggttgaagttgtgcagctccaccccatagtaatgcaggagcgcccgcatgaaacggcttgctggcactccgaacccccgctcgtggaaggagacaaaactcagcacataccccggtgGCGGGGTTGGGTCGGCcccgctcggagggaccatccactccggccgcgggtcaccggagaggggacggagcaaaccatcggcgacaagggcctccagatcgtccaccgtgacggtggagaaaggccacgggtcgcgcggcggaacgacggttacccggtcggccatcgccaAATGAAGGGGGTGGtggcggagcggacaaggtgtgcggttttctttctctggctattcccttaggttgcggaaaccaaagcaggaggcgagcagcagagtcaaGAACCACCATCggtccctcttccgggtatataaagactcgggcaagacccgttcaacacttcgcccgaacccgccgcgaaattcaaactcgaaggcgaaacgcccgttcctcgaacgactcgcgcacgcgcaacggctgccccgcgaaccacccgtcccgtcgcattaacttcgcgacagggcaagcgacacctttggtaggcgaagcgggcgacgtttcacctctgCCATGATGACAGCGTCAAAAAATgtgcgccacatcgtttaaattcgtatccttttcttcttcccctctctctctctctctcttgctacagggaccgggaaaggggatatttcgaaagggatccttctccacgaaggaagcaggccccgagccctcctactgattaggggttcgaaggctggcccctcggaagggttcgacggccgccctagagcactcgggcttcaggctcattactgatcagaggttcgaaggctggcccctcggaagggttcgacagccgcctcagagcactcgggctggcaccactactgatcaggggttcgaaggctggcccctcgaagggttcgacagccgccccagagcacgcagagcgaggcatgactctgggtacgtccgatacatggccgaggctaggGCTACGcttccgaggtaccctaggatatttctgagaccagcaagagcgattttgtaatggagtcccatcagagggaggcatcgagccctcggaccctatcaaacgggaccgggtccgacaaatcacctgcaggtacttttggagcgcgcctctgggccactagctgacccttatcgaacggggcacgggcgtccactcagatcacccgttagcaactcactggagacaccatgttcggcgccctccgagggcaacatggcgctttccccctcctccttgaggaaaggcgacgaatgggcgtatgataaaagtcgagtcagtccttgatcatcctctcgctctgtgcagaggctcgggggctgctctcgcaaacccgcctccggccaaaccgttgacagcgtcaacaaaccaacctgaaaactcggaacctgaccatgcacccggactaCCATCAGatcacatgagggaacaaccagaccggccaaggcatcacgaaaggcattaagacctcggaggagtcaaaccactcctccgaggcctcgggggctacacccggcgggtgcgctcgcgcgcacccatcggaacaaaatataaccgagaaaggccggtccccttgctaagaagtgcgacaaagcctccaatcgagtaccaacactcccttagaggctcgggggctactgtcgggtaccataattaggggtacccccaacactcctaaactcggctggtaatcaccatcagcacaaactgcagaggttgatgggcgcaattcaggtcaaggcttcgtctactcaagggacacaatctcgcctcgcccgagcccagcctcgggcaagaacagtagtcctagGCAAATTCACGTCTcgctcgagggcctcctcagcaacgggcgcaccctcgactcgcccgaagcccagctcgggcaggcttcgttgtgaagcaaccttggccgaatcacctcaccaaccgaccgtatcgcaggcgcattcaatgcaaggatcgcctggcgcATTATCTTGACacgtgtgcctcagtcggcaaggtcgaagtgaccgcagtcacttcgccctcccactgactgacctgacaggaaaacagcgccactcgcccctctccgactactgtgccacccgccagggtgaggctgacagcagctgggtccagcctcaggcgccacaggaagctccgcctcgcccgaccttgggcctcggccttgggagaagtctccgcctcgcccgaccccagggctcggcccccgcctcagcctcggaaggtggactccgcctcgcccgaccctagggctcgatctcgacctcgacctcggaaggtggtctccgcctcgcccgaccccagggcccggccacaacctcgacctcgggcggaattgcgtcatcgcccgaccccagcctcggcctcaggaggagtcttcacctcgcccgaccttgggctcggaccgaccatgctgcagggggtacatcattaccctacccctagctagctcaggctacgggggaacaaaaccggcgtcccatccaggctcgccccggtaacaagtaatgatggctccccacgtgcgtccatgacgacgatgGCTTTCAGccacttacggaagcaaggagacgtcagcaaggtcccgacagccccgacagttgtgcttctacagggctcaaacgctcctccgacggccacgacaccacgtacacagggctctagcacctctccgacagccacgttggcatgtacatagggctctagctcctctctgccggacacgttagcatattgctacacccccattgtacacctggaccctctccttgcatctataaaaggaaggtccagggccctcatacggaagggtggtcgcgcgggactccctctctccctcgcgaacgcttgtaacccctactgcaagcgcacccactctggcgcaggataacacgagccgcggtttcccccccccccccccccccttcgtgttccgtctcgcgccaacccatctgggctggggcacgcaacgacaattttactcgtcgatccagggacccccggggtcgaaacgccgacaaagatAGTCTCCAGACAGGTGGTGGAGGGCACTCGCCTAATCCTAAGAACAAAGGGGAAGCCTAGATTTAGTCTGAGATGGTGCAAGAACACATAAATTTAGAGTGGTTCataccgccggagcgtaatactctACGTTCACTTGTGAGTTGTATAGCTTTGGGGGTGCACAAGTGTGCCTGCTAGGAGTCTGAGGGTGTATAAGTCTTGCTCCCCTTCATATCGTGTATGCCCTCCATTTTATAGTCTAAGGAGGGCACGCATAGGGTCGTTGTGTCACGACAGGTGGCCTCAGGGATCTAGTATTCAATAATGCACAACATTTGCATTAAATGTTGTGGCAGGTGGAGATCTCTACCATTGGCCTTCATGTTGGCCTTCTGACCGGGCATGCCTTTGTCGTGCCATGCAAGCTAGCAGAGTAGAGTTAGCTATGCTGACATACATAGGAGTTATGATGATAGAATCGAGTTGTGGCCTCTAATAATGTGTTGTAGATGGTGCTTTGCCTAGGGCAGTAGTTGTTTATGATGGGTGCCGCCCATGCACATGGCGCTGAGACACTACTGCCCGCCTCGGTGAGCCTGTACGCCCTGTCAAAAGTTGGCCCATGCCCTACGCTAGCAGTGTATGCCTCAACCACCTGCATTAAATGTATGTAGATGAGCAAGCTTCCTGCCGAAGGTTTATACCACATGCCATGTAGCGACACAAGACCTCTCCAAGAGTGGAGAGTGGGGACCAAGAGAGCATGCTAGCTTGGAGACTTGCCCTCCTTTCCGAGGGTCTGGTCTCATGGTAGTAGTCACTACCGGAATCGTGTTCTAAGACACTCGACAAATGCTATTTTACACTCGAcaaatcctttgccgagtgtaacactcggcaaagaacactcggaaaatattttatcggcaaagggttctttgccgagtacttttttcgaacactcggcaaagaacaacactcggcaaattaagaatcgaaaaaaataaaaaaacagcaaaacattttttaaaattataggaacaactctccaaacCATCCTACCTATTTACCTTACATATTGCCACTATATCATttgtcactattattttgaatcaaagttatatgttttgtgaatggtgagattcgaactcgcaacctctctctcgcgcataccctcctataccactacactactacaccaattatgtgtatattacgttttcattccccaTATACTATAACAAACTgatagtaatttgattatttaaggcactaaatgagtttatttgaaaatgtgaccaactataaagttgcataactttttaagatctacaagttttattttaatagtttctgcatctgagaccgtttacaaaatttgaattttaaatttgaaaacttcacatgaatttttcaatgataagatgatttcaaatccaaaagttgtcaattacaaagtttcattacatttcaagacctacaacttttattttggtggtttttccatccgagatagtttgaaaaattcaaattcaaaattcaaacatagttttgcaaaacaagatgatttcaaaccaaaatattgtcaactacaaagttttataactcttcaatacctacaactttcatgttggtggtttttttaaATATAGACGTAGTTTTTGTTGATAATATGACTTTAAATgataaagttgtcaactacaaacttatataacttctcaagatctacaaagtttattttgattGTTTGGTCATTTtttcatctcacatgatggttctaacaatatgcacaaattctatacatctctctcgtagtttcataaactacgagagagatatagggtttatgaacaaatttatttttattttgtcatatgaagaaatgttcaatatataaattgtacatcatgatgagttatacaaatttgtagttgaaaactttttcatttgaattaatttactgctttaaaatgacATTTTTAAATCGTCTTTGCCTAGTGTAGGGAAAAACACGcgtcaaagagctctttgccgagtgtcaaaaaaaacactcggcaaaaaaactttttgccgagtgtcaaaaataaaacactcggcaaagagttttttcgccgagtgttttcttttaccgagggtttttttgCGGTGTCCGAcaaaaacactcggtaaagaacttgacactcggcaaagagccaaattccggtagtgagtCCCTATGCTTTTTCACTCCGGGGACACGACCTGTCCCCGAGCAGGGAGCAAGTCCGGAGGCCAATGGCTCCATCAGACGGGTCTAGACCTTTGGATCCGGCTGTTCGGTTCCTTAGTACGTGGTTACGGGTAACTATGGGGGTATTTGTCTTGAGATGGTAGGAGCGGGTACTCCATGGTACCGACAAAAACTTTGGGTGAACACACGCGGAGAGCTCCTTAGAGCAACTCCAGGTGTTCCCGATAGAATAGATCCTTAAATAACTGTTTAGGAAGTTGGTAattatggtatgggagtaaaaaaaCCATTTATCTCCAACAGTTCCGTATATGTAGGCACTTAAATCAATTTTTCAAATCCTTTGTGGACCCAAGGATTTCTGTTTTTTATCGCGTCTGGCGGCGAGACGAGGAAGAAACCAATTTGCGTCTGTTTTTATCGTCTGGAATACACGGTGAAGGAAAAATTTGGCGCCAGATTAATTTTCGGGAGCTCTCGGGAGTTGGAATACTCTAGCTAAATATATTGATAAAATGGGGTAGGATAGAAACTTGATAAATTTATTAAGTTCATTCCGAGAGCTGTTGGAGAGCAGATTTAATACTATTTCTCTAAATCATCAATTTAAGAAGTTCTTTTGGGAACTACCGGAGATGCTCTTAGACAGTACTAGGAAAAAACACCAGCTTACTATAGGCTAAGAACTCGATATTTTGCACCATATATTTGCCAAAATAATGCATAATGTTGAAATAAGGAGCTGCCACGCTTCACACTCAAAATTCCAAATATATCTGAGAAATATGATATATCCAAGTTGTCTGCAATATTGCTAATTAACTTTTAGATCCACATTTCTGAATTCCTTTGAAGAATATATGCATTTAAATATTATGCGCGTGTATATGCATGCTATGGAAACAAAAGTGCAGGATTGTAACATTATCAAACGAAAATATTTAAAGTAGTTTATTTGAACTGAATATATGTCAAGAGAATGCACGTATAGTCTATCATCCTTCCAGTGCAATTATACATTTATACTCTCTTAATAGGCACAAGACAAAGAGGCACCATCTTCCTAAAAGCAAGCTGCCCTGTTTCTTCCATATCGATGTCCTCCTCCACCATCCCTTCAGGGAGCTGCCAATCAAAGCAATGTAACAGGTTGGCCAAGACAAGCTCCACATTGGCGACACCCATGGCGATGGCAGGGCATGACCTTCGTCCTGAGCCGAACGGGAGGAGCTCAAAACTGGAGCCTCTAAAGTCGACATGACTTCCCTCGAACCTCTCGGGACTGAACTCCTCCGGGCGATCCCAGATGCTAGGATCCCTTCCCATTGCCCAAACGTTCACGAAAATCCTTGTGCCTGGCAGCACGTCGTAGCCGCCAATGACGCAGCTCCTCATGGTCTCCCGTGGAATCAACAAGGTCCCCGGTGGGTGGATCCTGAAGTTCTCTTTCACCACCATCTTCAGGTAGCTGAGGCTCTTGACGTCTTCTTCGTCCACCCTTGGTTTGTTTCCCACCAAGGTGCGGACCTCGGCTTGCGCTTTCTGCATGACCCTAGGGTTCCTCATGAGCTCGGCCATGATCCAGATCATTGTTACAGCACAGGTGTCGATGCCACCTGCAAATGTGTTCTGAATTTTACACGAATGTATGTAAGGACAGTGTGGTTCACTAAACTGCTAATCTACATGATACTATAACATAGGGATTATATTGGATCATATAGATAGTGAAAGTACCATGAGGATTCCCTTGATATGATCACGCGTTAATCCATGAGGAGCCTCATAACCATCCGCCTGCTCCTCCCTCCACATCTTCACGAGTGCGTCGACCATGTCTTCCTGCACGCCGGCCTGCAGCCTCTCCGGCTCGAGGTGCTTATCGATAACCGAATCGAAGAAACGATCGATCTGGCGGAATATGCGGCTCCTCCGGCCGGCGGCTCCGGTGAGGACGTCGGCGAACCGCGCGAGCCTGGACGCCGGGAAGAAGTCCTCGAACGTGAAGCTCCCAAGCACCCGCAGCGTCTCGTCCATCACCCGCTGAAAGCTGCTCCGCTCGAACTGCGCTGACCCGTACATCTTCCCGAACGCCACCGTGCCCACGACGCCGTCGGAGAGCGCGTACAGCTTCTCGCTGAGGTCGACGGCGGCACCCGGAGGGGTGCTGGCGAGGGAGGAGACGAGGCGGTCGACCTCGGCAGCCCGGGCGTAGGCGAAGGACTGCACGCGCCGCATGCTGAGGAGTTCCAGGATGAAAAGCTTCCGCATCTCGCGCCAGTAGTCGCTGTAGGGGCTGAAGGCCACGTCCAGGAAGTCGTAGCTAAGCATCCGGGGACCTGATGAACATCAGAGACAGTATGATACTTTGGGTTATATGTTACTCGTAATGGAGTTACTACACGGTCTAACCTACTTTAAGAGTCGAGAATCTCCTATTATATTTATATCCGGTGTTTTAAATAGCGAGCTATGGTATTTAGCGATTGGCCTCCTCGATCAAACAACTAAGGTCCTGTTTAGTTCATTTAGTCACTAGACTAAACTTTCTACTTTAGTTACTTTTAGTCACTCCCTTGAgactaaagaactaaagtttagtcaccacACTTTAGTCACCCCAAACCAAAAAGAGCCTAAATGGGGATACAGCGAGAGATAGCGACTAAATTGTACACGAAAGCAAATAGCTATTTCCCCTCAAAACAACTATAACGGGAGATTTAaaaccatgattatataataccaTTATATAATCCACCAGTTTAAACTTTGTTAAACCCATCAAACCAAATCACCCTTACCCCTATGATCTCCCCTCCATCCACCAAATAAATTACACCCATCCATAACACGTCATCAAAACTAACGGTTCAGATCGCTAAATAACTTCTCTTACTCACTCAACCAATGTCAACGTTATTTGGATCATCTTTCCTCCTTCACCCTCCTACTACCTTGTCGCCCCACCTCAATGACCACATCACCCCTCCACCTAGCAACCTAGCCTCCCCTCCCCTTTCCCATAGTCGTGCCGCCGTTGGTGGGCCCTCCCcccactaccggaatttggctctttgtcgagtaccaaatattttgccgagtgttttttcggcactcggcaaagaagctatttgtcgagtgccacgcaaaaaaccctcggtaaaagaaaacactcggcaaaaaagctctttgccgagtgttttgttTTTGACACTCGTCAAAGAgtttctttaccgagtgttttatttttgacactcgacataccgagtgttttttgacactcggtaaagagcttctttgtcgagtgtcaaaaatataacactcggcaaagagctctttgccgagtgctttttttcaacgctaggcaaagacaatttaaaaatcacattttaaagaagtaaattaattcaaatgaaaaagttttcaactacaaatttgtataactcatcatgatgtacaatttatattttgaacatttcttcatatgacaaaataaaaatacatttgttcataaaacctatatctctctcgtagtttatgaaactacgagagagatgtatagaatttgtgcatattgttagaaccatcatgtgagatgaacaaatgaccaaacaaccaaaataaactttgtggatcttgagaagttatagaattttgtagatggcaactttttcatttgaagtcatattgtcaacgaaaactacgtatgaatttaaaaaatttaaaatttgaatttttaaaaCGACCTCGAAACAAAAAAAACcatcaacatgaaagttgtaggtattgaagagttatgaaactttgtagttgacaatgttttggtttgaaatcatcttgtcatgcaaaactatgtttgaattttgaaatttgaatttttcaaactatctcgatggaaaaaccaccaaaataaaagttgtaggttttgaaatgtaatgaaactttgtaatcgacaactttttgatttgaaatcatcttaccattgaaaaattcgtgtgaagtttacaaatttgaaattcaaattttgtaaacggcctcggatgtagaaactatcaaaataaaacttgtagatctcaaaaaatcatgcaactttatagttggtcacattttcaaatgaattcatttagtgccttaaataatcaaattactctcggtttgttgtagtacatgaggaatgaaaacgtaatgtagatataattgatgtagtagtttagtggtataggagggtatacGCGAGaaagaggttgcgagttcgaatctcaccattcacaaaatatataaatttgttttaaaataatagtgaaaaatgatagagTGATGGGTATGGTAATAGGggggtagggttggagagttattcctataattttaaaaatgttttgcttttttttttatttttttgattctTAATTTGCTGAGTGcttttctttgctgagtgtttttcgatactcggcaaagtctttactgagtgtccgaaaaaaagtactcggcaaagaaccctttgccgataaaatgtttgccgaacactcggcaaaggctttgccaagTATAAaatggtctttgccgagtgtcttagacacgcGACAAAGAATGTGATTCCGGTAGTGCTCGTGCCGCCATTGCCCCCTCCATCATGGACCCCCTCGGGAGGAGTCCATAGAAAATACGATTTTTTTATTCTCATGTGATGGTGGGCTTAAACTTTTCTATTTCTTGCCTCCTTCTTTGCATACTAGACGATTACAGCCTCTAGGTTGGATCTTGGGTATCTTATGCCCAATGTTGTTGCCCTCTCGACCTTTCCATATACTTGTGCGAATCGTTCATAGAGGTGAGGTCATGTGTAGAAATTTTCTATCACTATTTTATTCTTCGAGCGTTAAGTGGCCAAAAATCACTTTACCAAAGTCTACTTTCAACTTCGCACCAGGCTCTAGTACCAAACTCTATACATGGCCACAAATCTTTTAGGAAAGTGGGAGCACTAGCGCACATCAT contains these protein-coding regions:
- the LOC100273473 gene encoding 4-hydroxyphenylacetaldehyde oxime monooxygenase, whose product is MDDAQSRSHELATGWPLLPQLLVVPLLLLLCLLSSGRRSREQGAAERRRAPPGPPKQLPVLGNLLQIGSRPHRYFQAVARRYGPIVEVQLGRVRTVVVSSPDAAKEVLRTNDLHCCSRPNSPGPRMLSYDFLDVAFSPYSDYWREMRKLFILELLSMRRVQSFAYARAAEVDRLVSSLASTPPGAAVDLSEKLYALSDGVVGTVAFGKMYGSAQFERSSFQRVMDETLRVLGSFTFEDFFPASRLARFADVLTGAAGRRSRIFRQIDRFFDSVIDKHLEPERLQAGVQEDMVDALVKMWREEQADGYEAPHGLTRDHIKGILMNTFAGGIDTCAVTMIWIMAELMRNPRVMQKAQAEVRTLVGNKPRVDEEDVKSLSYLKMVVKENFRIHPPGTLLIPRETMRSCVIGGYDVLPGTRIFVNVWAMGRDPSIWDRPEEFSPERFEGSHVDFRGSSFELLPFGSGRRSCPAIAMGVANVELVLANLLHCFDWQLPEGMVEEDIDMEETGQLAFRKMVPLCLVPIKRV